The following proteins are encoded in a genomic region of Oncorhynchus kisutch isolate 150728-3 linkage group LG6, Okis_V2, whole genome shotgun sequence:
- the LOC109892589 gene encoding protein YIPF6-like, with protein MAQVEETSKRMFAGLSDVSISGDIPVEGEINVPVGTPSQDKEYSTLDEPVKDTILRDLKAVGKKFVHVMYPKKSSALLRDWDLWGPLLLCVTLALMLQGGSVDSKEDGGPQFAEVFVIIWFGSVIITLNSKLLGGTISFFQSLCVLGYCIMPLTVAMVVCRLVLLGGSWGFSFIVRLIVVTASFSWSTFASTAFLADCQPPNRKALVVYPVFLFYFVIGWMILTFSPSA; from the exons ATGGCACAAGTGGAGGAGACAAGTAAACGTATG TTTGCAGGTCTGTCAGATGTATCCATTTCAGGGGACATTCCTGTTGAGGGGGAGATCAATGTCCCTGTTGGAACACCGAGTCAGGACAAAGAATACTCCACACTGGATGAACCTGTCAAAGATACCATA TTGCGAGATCTGAAAGCAGTGGGGAAAAAGTTTGTTCATGTGATGTATCCCAAGAAGAGTTCAGCGCTACTGAGAGACT GGGACTTGTGGGGACCATTATTGCTCTGCGTGACACTGGCTCT GATGCTGCAGGGGGGTTCAGTTGACAGTAAGGAGGACGGAGGACCCCAGTTTGCAGAGGTGTTTGTGATCATCTGGTTTGGATCTGTTATCATCACACTGAACTCGAAGCTGTTAGGAGGCACCAT atctttTTTCCAGAGCCTGTGTGTGCTAGGCTACTGCATCATGCCTCTGACTGTGGCAATGGTCGTCTGTAGGCTAGTGCTGCTGGGTGGGTCTTGGGGGTTCAGCTTTATCGTCCGACTAATTGTGGTCACAGCATCATTCAGTTGGTCCACGTTTG CCTCTACAGCTTTCTTAGCAGATTGCCAGCCTCCCAATCGCAAAGCTTTGGTGGTGTATCCTGTCTTCCTTTTTTACTTCGTCATTGGATGGATGATTCTCACATTCTCACCGTCTGCGTAA